From Agelaius phoeniceus isolate bAgePho1 chromosome 27, bAgePho1.hap1, whole genome shotgun sequence, one genomic window encodes:
- the LOC129132009 gene encoding class II histocompatibility antigen, B-L beta chain-like, producing the protein MVQSECHFINGTERVRFVKRFIYNREQYVHFDSDVGHFVGDTPYGEEVARHWNSDPEWMEHRRGAVDRHCRHNYELSTPFLVERRVPPSVSISLVPSSSQPGPGRLLCSVMDFYPAAIQARWFQGQQELSVVATDVVPNGDWTYQLLVLLETPPQRGLTYSCQVEHVSLEQPLSRHWEIPPDTARSKMLMGIGGSVLGFVFLVLGLSFYLCKKVRSIFGEKPTVISPMATTG; encoded by the exons ATGGTTCAGTCCGAATGTCACTTCATTAACGGCACCGAGCGGGTGAGATTCGTGAAGAGATTCATCTACAACCGGGAGCAGTACGTGCACTTCGACAGCGATGTGGGGCACTTTGTGGGGGACACCCCATATGGGGAGGAGGTTgccaggcactggaacagcgaCCCCGAATGGATGGAGCACAGACGGGGTGCGGTGGACAGGCACTGCCGACACAACTACGAGTTGTCCACCCCGTTCCTCGTGGAGCGCCGAG tgccccccagcgTGTCCATCTCCCTGGTGCCCTCGagctcccagcccggccccggccgcctGCTCTGCTCCGTGATGGATTTCTaccctgctgccatccaggCGAGGTGgttccagggccagcaggagctctctGTGGTGGCCACCGATGTGGTCCCCAATGGGGACTGGACCtaccagctcctggtgctgctggaaacCCCCCCCCAGCGCGGGCTCACCTACAGCTGCCAGGTGGAGCAcgtcagcctggagcagcccctgagccGGCACTGGG AGATACCACCGGACACCGCCCGCAGCAAGATGCTGATGGGGATTGGGGGCTCCGTGTTGGGCTTTGTCTTCCTGGTGCTGGGGCTCAGCTTCTACCTGTGCAAGAAG GTGCGTTCCATTTTTGGGGAAAAGCCCACTGTCATTTCCCCGATGGCAACAACTGGGTGA